A window of Hippoglossus stenolepis isolate QCI-W04-F060 chromosome 16, HSTE1.2, whole genome shotgun sequence contains these coding sequences:
- the hsd3b7 gene encoding 3 beta-hydroxysteroid dehydrogenase type 7, producing MSDTQRPLVYLVTGGCGFLGRHLLRILLEKEDKLEEVRLFDKHVDPSLNGLSSERTKVVVIQGDITDYSNVLEASRGVDVVIHMASLVDVWHRVPETLMYAVNVTGTENVINACVECDIQCLVYTSSMEVIGPNVNGDHFIRGNEDTPYNVSHTMAYPKTKSKADKIVLEANGTELKGGKCLHTCSLRPTGIYGEGHELIKDFYKQGLKRGGFIVGGIPDSTEHGRVYAGNVAWMHVLAARALRECPQTVGGEAFFCYDDSPYKSYENFNMLFFSTFNFQKVRIPFLVVWFMALMNDLLRWILSPVYNFTPLLNRYTCSIASTSFTVLTDKALRYFQYRPLYDWDQCQARTQKWVDTFPLDHLKKSLCD from the exons ATGTCCGACACTCAGCGGCCTCTCGTCTACCTCGTCACCGGAGGATGCGGGTTCCTCGGCCGGCACCTGCTGAGGATTTTGCTGGAGAAGGAGGACAAACTGGAGGAGGTGCGGCTGTTTGACAAACACGTGGATCCCAGTTTAAACGGACTGAGCTCAG AGCGGACAAAGGTGGTGGTCATCCAGGGGGATATCACAGACTACAGCAACGTGTTGGAGGCCTCGCGGGGAGTGGATGTCGTCATCCACATGGCCAGTTTAGTGGATGTCTGGCACAGAGTCCCAGAGACCTTAATGTATGCTGTCAATGTCACAG GAACGGAGAATGTCATCAATGCCTGTGTGGAGTGTGACATTCAGTGTCTGGTCTACACCAGCAGCATGGAAGTTATTGGTCCCAACGTCAATGGAGACCACTTTATCAG ggGCAATGAAGATACACCTTACAATGTGAGCCACACTATGGCCTACCCCAAGACCAAGTCAAAGGCTGACAAAATTGTGCTGGAAGCTAATGGCACAGAG CTGAAAGGTGGAAAGTGTTTACACACGTGCTCCCTTAGGCCGACGGGGATCTATGGCGAAGGGCACGAGCTGATAAAGGACTTCTACAAACAGGGACTTAAAAGGGGTGGCTTCATTGTCGGGGGCATCCCAGACAGCACTGAACATGGGCGAGTCTATGCAG GCAACGTGGCCTGGATGCATGTACTTGCAGCCCGAGCCCTGAGGGAGTGCCCGCAGACGGTCGGAGGTGAGGCTTTCTTCTGCTACGATGACTCACCCTACAAGAGCTACGAGAACTTCAACATGCTCTTCTTCTCCACGTTTAACTTCCAAAAAGTCCGCATTCCGTTTCTGGTGGTCTGGTTCATGGCCCTGATGAACGACTTGCTCCGTTGGATACTGAGCCCCGTTTATAACTTCACACCGCTGCTGAACCGTTACACGTGCTCCATAGCTTCTACCTCCTTCACTGTGCTCACAGACAAAGCCCTACGTTACTTCCAGTATCGCCCCCTGTACGACTGGGATCAGTGTCAAGCCCGCACACAGAAGTGGGTTGATACATTCCCTCTGGATCACCTCAAAAAATCATTATGTGACTAA